The following DNA comes from Sphingorhabdus sp. M41.
GCCTCCGCGCCGCAAGTCGCTGCGAAGAAGGCGGAAGTGGTTGGTGAGGAAGTTCTCGTCGCAACCCGCGCGCTTCCCGTTGGCACAATCATAACGCCCGACAGTTTCCGTTTCCAGCCGTGGCCAAAGGATCTGATCGAGGACGTGTATTTCATGAAGGAAAGCACCGATGTCGCGACACTTGCCGGCACCGTGGTTCGCAATCCGGTCACCGCTGGCCAACCGCTTACCAAAGGCTCTCTCGTAGCGCCGGGTGATCGCGGTTTTCTCGCTGCTGCCCTCGGCCCTGGCATGCGCGCCGTCACTATTCCCGTATCCGGTCTGACCGGCGTTGCCGGCTTCGTGTTCCCGGGCGACCGGGTAGACCTCATGCTGACCCAGTCTGTGCAAGGCGAAGGTCCGGAACTCAAGGTTTCCGAGACTGTGATCCGCAACCTTCGGGTGCTTGCTACTGACAACCGGGTTACCGCATCCAAGAATGAAGCAGGACAGCAATTCGCCCAAAAGGCAAAGCTTGTCACTTTGGAAGCAACTCCCAAAATCGCCGAGCAGATCTCCGTTGCCCAGACTCTGGGTACGCTGAGCCTGTCGCTGCGTTCGCTGGCAGACAGCGCCGCCGAACTGGAAGAAGCAATTGCTTCCGGTGCCATCAAGCTGCCGAAAACGGATGATCCGGTTGTGGAAGCCGACATGATCCGTTCGCTGGCTGCGCGTCCAAGCAGCACAAAATCAACCTTCTCTACCGGAGGCGACGTGTCGCGCTTTGAAACGCGCTCGCCACCGCCACTGGCCGAAAAAGAGAAACCTAAAGGTCCGGTAGTCCGCGTCGCACGTGGCAATACGGTCAACGAAATCGAGTTTGGAGACAAGTAATGGCCGTAGAATATGCACAGCATAGCCGTTCGGCGAAAAAGGCTTTGGGCGTTACCGTCCTTGCCGCCCTCGCCCTGGCTTTGGCTGCCAACAATGCGACACCGCTGAACGCCCAGTCGGTCAATATCTCACAGCCCGATTCCCGGATTTCCATCGCGGTCGGTCGTGGCAAGTTGATCACGCTGCCCTCACCAATTGAAGATATCTTCATTGCCGAAAACAACATCGCCGATGTCCAGGTGCGGTCACCGCGACAAATTTATATTTTCGGTAAAAAGGGCGGCCAGACCAGCTTTTATGCAACCAGCGCCTCTGGCAAAGTCGTCTATTCTGCAGAAGTCTCGGTCGGCGCAGAAATTTCTTCGATTGACCAGATGCTGGGTCTGGCGATGCCGGAAGCGAGCATCGCGGTCAGCACGACCAATAATTTCGTCCTGTTGACGGGTACAATCGCCAACCCGGATGATGCCGAGGAAGCGGAAAACTTGGTGCAGGCTTTTGTCGGCACCGAAACTCGCGTTGTCAGCCGTTTGAAAACGGCGACGCCGATGCAGGTCAATCTGAAAGTCCGCTTTGCCGAAGTCAGCCGCTCGCTGGCGAAAGAAATCAACGGCAATCTGCTGACCCGGGATACCACCGGCGGATTCCAATTTGGTGTGTCTCGCGGACGCAATTTCGGTTCGATCACAGCTGCCACAGCCAATCTTCCTCAACTTGACGCATCGCAGCTATTTGGTTTGCCTGCCGGATCGGTCTCCCTTCCGTTCGACCCGGTAAGCGGGCAGTTCGTGACTGCGAGTGGCACAGCATTCAACTATACCAACGGCTCTGGTTTGAACACCATTCAGGCGGCGGGCCGTCTGTTTGGTCTTGATATCGCCACAGCATTAGACGTCTCCGAACGCGTTGGCTTGGTCAGCACCTTGGCATCACCGAACCTGACCACCATCTCGGGCGAAACAGCAACCTTCCTGGCGGGCGGTGAATTTCCCATTCCAACCTCGACCGGGCTGGGTGAAGTTTCCGTTCAGTATAAAAATTACGGCGTCAGCCTGTCTTACACGCCGACTGTGCTTTCAAACGGGCGAATTTCCATCCGCGTCGCACCGGAAGTATCGGAAATCACCTCCAACGGCGCCGTTGTCCTCAACGGTTTCAGTATTCCAGCGGTATCAACCCGCCGAGCGGAAACCACGGTCGAACTCGGATCGGGCGAAAGCTTCATGATCGCTGGTCTGATGCAGAATACCTATAACTCCGCGATCGACAAAACACCGGGCCTGGCGGATGTTCCAATCCTTGGCTCCTTGTTCAAGTCCGATGGCTATCGTCGCAATGAAACCGAACTGATGATCGTGGTCACACCTTATCTGGTGAAACCCGTCAGCGACAGCGAGATCGTCTTGCCAACCGACGGCTTCAAGGTTGCCAATGACGCGGAACGGTTCCTGATGAATCGCAACCATAGCGGGACCGGTAGTGACCGGCCCAAACCAACTGTGGCTCCGACAACACCGGAAAATCAAAGTTTCGGCAGCTTGGAACCACAGGCGCCCGTCAAATCCGCCAAAAAATCGAAGAAGTCCGGTAGCGCCGCGCCCGGTTTCAGTTTCGACAAATAAGCTCGATCAGGAGAACAGATCATGCGCATCGTTTCAATGGCACTCATCACCGCCCTCGGGCTCTCGGTTACTGCATGTGGCAGTACCACCGCGAACCGCAGCGTCTATAGCGAACGCCAGCCGGTCGTATCCAAATCGAATTTCGTGCTGGATCTGAGCGCTGGCAATGGCGGACTGTCTACCGCGGAGCAGAATCGCCTGTCCGGCTGGTTCGAAGCTCTCGAACTCGGTTATGGCGACCGTGTTTCTATCGATGATCCAAGCTATTCTGCGAGCAGTCTGGCAAAGACGGCTGTCGAAAATATTGTAGCGAGCTATGGCCTTCTGGTCAGCGAAACAGCACCCGTTACCGAAGGCCATGTTCAGAGCGGCCTGATCCGGGTTGTTGTAACCCGGACCGCTGCATC
Coding sequences within:
- the cpaB gene encoding Flp pilus assembly protein CpaB — translated: MDKKKIILLVGALIVAAVTALLAKNMFDGASAPQVAAKKAEVVGEEVLVATRALPVGTIITPDSFRFQPWPKDLIEDVYFMKESTDVATLAGTVVRNPVTAGQPLTKGSLVAPGDRGFLAAALGPGMRAVTIPVSGLTGVAGFVFPGDRVDLMLTQSVQGEGPELKVSETVIRNLRVLATDNRVTASKNEAGQQFAQKAKLVTLEATPKIAEQISVAQTLGTLSLSLRSLADSAAELEEAIASGAIKLPKTDDPVVEADMIRSLAARPSSTKSTFSTGGDVSRFETRSPPPLAEKEKPKGPVVRVARGNTVNEIEFGDK
- a CDS encoding type II and III secretion system protein family protein yields the protein MAVEYAQHSRSAKKALGVTVLAALALALAANNATPLNAQSVNISQPDSRISIAVGRGKLITLPSPIEDIFIAENNIADVQVRSPRQIYIFGKKGGQTSFYATSASGKVVYSAEVSVGAEISSIDQMLGLAMPEASIAVSTTNNFVLLTGTIANPDDAEEAENLVQAFVGTETRVVSRLKTATPMQVNLKVRFAEVSRSLAKEINGNLLTRDTTGGFQFGVSRGRNFGSITAATANLPQLDASQLFGLPAGSVSLPFDPVSGQFVTASGTAFNYTNGSGLNTIQAAGRLFGLDIATALDVSERVGLVSTLASPNLTTISGETATFLAGGEFPIPTSTGLGEVSVQYKNYGVSLSYTPTVLSNGRISIRVAPEVSEITSNGAVVLNGFSIPAVSTRRAETTVELGSGESFMIAGLMQNTYNSAIDKTPGLADVPILGSLFKSDGYRRNETELMIVVTPYLVKPVSDSEIVLPTDGFKVANDAERFLMNRNHSGTGSDRPKPTVAPTTPENQSFGSLEPQAPVKSAKKSKKSGSAAPGFSFDK
- a CDS encoding CpaD family pilus assembly protein, with the translated sequence MRIVSMALITALGLSVTACGSTTANRSVYSERQPVVSKSNFVLDLSAGNGGLSTAEQNRLSGWFEALELGYGDRVSIDDPSYSASSLAKTAVENIVASYGLLVSETAPVTEGHVQSGLIRVVVTRTAASVPGCPDFSHRSHTDFQVRTSENYGCGTNSTLSAMIADPEDLVRGQKADGEDQSRASKAIRAYRDKNVGGQ